In one window of Henckelia pumila isolate YLH828 chromosome 1, ASM3356847v2, whole genome shotgun sequence DNA:
- the LOC140866780 gene encoding uncharacterized mitochondrial protein AtMg00860-like produces the protein MEHPLYAKFSKREFWLEQVAFLGHIVSKDGIAVDPPKLRQLSDIRSFLSLAGYYRKFIKGFSSIAAPLISLTKKNAKFVWSSDCQRSFDQLKEALTSASVLAIASVSRIDKVDLLFGCHLLQVTEKDVVKLAF, from the exons ATGGAGCATCCACTGTATGCGAAGTTCAGCAAGCGtgaattttggctcgagcaggtggcatttcttggacatattGTTTCTAAGGACGGAATAGCAGTGGATCCACCTAAGTTGAGACAGTTGTCAGATATTCGCAGTTTTTTGAGTCTAGCAGGATACTACAGGAAGTTCATTAAGGGTTTTTCATCTATTGCAGCACCCTTGATATCattgaccaagaaaaatgcgaagtTTGTGTGGAGTTCGGATTGCCAGAGGAGTTTTGATCAGCTTAAGGAGGCACTCACTTCTGCATCAGTGTTGGCAATTGCCA GTGTTTCAAGGATTGACAAGGTCGATTTGCTATTTGGATGCCATCTGTTGCAAGTCACGGAGAAAGACGTTGTTAAGCTTGCATTTTGA
- the LOC140875159 gene encoding uncharacterized protein — protein MVKSYLRYETAASFGVIVSLDCNITYDSSGKHLLVGALEKLGVWNVRQGICTKFLAPTPSSSSRGRSLAVTSIAASSSPSLIASGYADGSIRVWDSEKETCETTLNGHKKAVTVLRYNKIGTLLASGSKDNDIILWDVVGEAGLFRLRGHRDQVTDLVFLDAGKKLVSSSKDKFLRVWDLETQHCMQIVSGHHSEIWSIDVDPTESYLVSGSADPELRFFTVKKDFSEKKYGPENAEHEVDNSRNFVSNKWEVLKPFGEILRQNKDRVATVRFNKFGNVLACQVSGTVVELFRVLGDSESRRKAKRRVNRKEKKSSEGKSELAVNGNSVVEEASEILVTAPDMFKFFQTVRSRKKISSMSFCPVTSKSSLATLALSLNNNLLEIYSIDSTETTKTSAIELQGHRSDVRSVTLSSDNTLLMSTSHSAIKIWNPSSGSCLRTIDSGYGICGLFVPGNKYAIVGTKSGMLEIIDVRSGACLEVVEAHGGPVNSIVATADGFVTGSADHDVKFWEYQTVTKPGQDSKQLVVSPVRNLNMGDDVVAIAVSPEGKHIAVSLLNFKVKVFFMDSLKLFLPLYGHNSLVLCMDISSDGDLIVTGSSNKDLKVWGLDFGNIRSSTYAHEDSVMAVKFVRNTHYVFSVGKDSLVKYWDADKLELLLTLEGHHSAIWCLAISSRGDFLVTGSHDRSIRRWDRTEEPFFIEEEKEKRFEEMLESEKEKSYAPSEDPPDEGAVALAGTRTGETMTAVDSMLEALDIAEEELKRISDYEVEKTHGKHSDFRPNILMLGLSPSEYVLRAVSSVRTNDLEQALLALPFLDSLRILSYLKDWVNIPDKVELVFRVATMILQIHHNQLVATVSARPVLSILKGILHSRIKECKDTLGVNLAAMEHLKHMMATKSDAPFRDAKTKLLEIRSQYLKRAESRTQTKEERRKKKKKKMDNDHVWS, from the exons ATGGTAAAGTCTTACCTACGGTACGAGACGGCGGCGTCTTTTGGGGTTATTGTCTCGCTGGATTGCAATATAACTTACGACAGCTCCGGCAAGCACCTCTTGGTGGGTGCGCTCGAGAAACTAGGCGTGTGGAATGTACGCCAAGGAATTTGCACGAAATTCCTTGCGCCCACTCCTTCCTCATCCTCCCGCGGCCGGTCCCTAGCTGTCACCTCCATCGCCGCTTCTTCGTCTCCTTCTCTA ATAGCAAGTGGCTATGCTGACGGAAGTATAAGAGTGTGGGACAGCGAGAAAGAAACATGTGAAACCACTTTGAATGGACATAAAAAGGCTGTGACGGTCCTTCGCTACAACAAGATTGGAACGTTGCTTGCTTCTGGAAGCAAAGACAATGATATCATTTTATGGGATGTGGTTGGGGAGGCCGGGCTCTTTCGCCTTCGTGGGCACCGTGACCAG GTCACTGACCTTGTTTTCCTTGATGCTGGCAAAAAACTGGTTAGTTCTTCAAAGGACAAGTTCTTGAGGGTTTGGGATCTTGAAACACAGCATTGTATGCAGATTGTGAGTGGTCATCATAGTGAAATTTGGTCCATCGATGTTGACCCCACTGAAAGTTACCTAGTTTCTGGGTCGGCGGACCCGGAGCTCCGGTTTTTTACTGTAAAAAAAGATTTTAGTGAAAAAAAGTATGGACCAGAAAATGCGGAACATGAAGTAGATAATTCTAGAAATTTTGTTTCCAACAAATGGGAAGTTTTGAAGCCTTTTGGTGAAATACTGCGTCAAAACAAGGATAGAGTGGCTACAGTTCGGTTCAATAAGTTTGGAAACGTACTGGCTTGTCAGGTCTCTGGGACAGTGGTCGAGTTGTTTCGTGTGTTGGGTGATTCAGAATCCAGACGGAAAGCAAAGAGAAGAGTAAATAGAAAGGAGAAAAAATCTTCTGAAGGAAAATCTGAGTTAGCCGTAAATGGTAATTCTGTAGTTGAAGAAGCTAGTGAGATCCTCGTCACTGCCCCTGATATGTTTAAGTTTTTCCAGACTGTACGATCCAGGAAAAAAATAAGCTCCATGTCTTTCTGTCCTGTTACTTCAAAAAGTTCTCTGGCTACATTAGCATTATCTTTGAACAATAATTTACTGGAAATTTACTCAATTGACAGCACGGAAACGACTAAAACAAGTGCCATTGAGCTCCAAGGACATCGATCTGATGTGAGAAGCGTCACACTTAGTTCAGATAATACTTTATTGATGTCAACAAGCCATAGTGCTATTAAAATTTGGAATCCAAGTTCAGGATCTTGCCTTCGAACTATTGATTCAGGATATGGAATATGTGGTCTATTTGTGCCTGGTAATAAATATGCGATTGTTGGCACAAAAAGTGGGATGCTAGAAATCATTGATGTTAGGAGTGGTGCCTGTTTGGAAGTAGTTGAGGCTCATGGTGGTCCAGTTAATTCTATTGTTGCAACTGCAGATGGTTTTGTGACAGGTAGTGCAgaccatgatgtcaagtttTGGGAATATCAGACCGTGACAAAGCCTGGCCAA GATTCCAAACAACTGGTTGTGTCTCCAGTGAGGAATCTAAATATGGGGGATGATGTTGTGGCTATTGCTGTCAGCCCGGAGGGTAAACATATTGCTGTTTCCCTGTTGAATTTCAAAGTGAAG GTCTTCTTCATGGATTCACTCAAGTTATTTCTACCCCTGTATGGGCACAATAGTCTTGTCCTATGTATGGACATATCTTCTGACGGCGATTTGATTGTTACCGGCTCTTCAAACAAAGATTTGAAGGTTTGGGGCCTTGATTTTGGTAACATACGTAGTTCTACTTACGCCCATGAGGATAG TGTAATGGCAGTTAAGTTTGTCAGAAATACCCATTATGTGTTCAGTGTGGGGAAGGACAGCCTGGTAAAATACTGGGATGCAGACAAATTAGAATTGCTTTTAACTCTTGAAGGTCATCATTCTGCAATCTGGTGTCTTGCCATCAGCAGTCGTGGGGATTTTCTTGTAACAGGATCTCACGATAGATCTATTCGCCGTTGGGATCGTACTGAAGAACCTTTCTTTATTGAA GAGGAGAAAGAAAAGAGGTTTGAAGAGATGCTTGAATCTGAGAAAGAGAAGAGCTATGCTCCAAGTGAGGACCCTCCAGATGAGGGAGCTGTGGCACTAGCAGGGACGAGGACTGGAGAAACTATGACAGCAGTTGATTCTATGCTTGAAGCACTAGACATAGCAGAGGAAGAACTTAAACGAATTTCTGATTATGAG GTTGAAAAAACTCATGGGAAACATTCTGATTTCAGGCCAAACATTCTTATGCTTGGTCTTTCTCCATCCGAATATGTTTTGCGTGCAGTTTCTAGTGTTCGCACCAATGATTTAGAGCAGGCATTGCTG GCTCTGCCATTCTTAGATTCTTTAAGGATATTGTCTTATTTGAAAGATTGGGTAAATATTCCTGACAAG GTTGAGCTTGTCTTTCGAGTTGCGACGATGATATTGCAGATCCATCATAATCAGCTAGTGGCTACTGTGTCTGCCAGACCCGTATTATCCATTCTGAAAGGCATCTTGCATTCAAGGATCAAG